Genomic window (Methyloprofundus sp.):
TTAAGTTCGATCGGTTGCGCATTACGCTTTTCATCTAACCATAAAATTTCACTATCAATCAGTTCATATTGCTTGCCCTGCATAAGCCAAGTGGGTTGTTCACTATCATCGCTAGGTAAACCAGTGATCGCGATGCCGCCTGTGGCTAAACGTTTAATTTCTAATTTTGCACCTATGAGCGTGACCTGTAGCGCTTTTAATAACGAATGTCGCATGGCTGTGAGTAGGCTTAAACCTACGTGGACTTCTTGTAAGTGTATGGCTGTTGCAGATGTTGCAACGGCTTGCACTTTAATATCATGCAGTACTAGTTCGGGCTTAAAACCATTAAATGCACCAGATACACTGCTAATGTTGACCTGAGTACCTAAGTAGTCAGCAAGTTGCGCTTCTAAATCTGGTTTAAATACATTTAGCTTAGTCATGGCAAAGTGTAAAGCACTCGTGCCGATCGCCGACACCAGCAATAGCCAAAAAAGGCCATGCATGGTGTGGTGGTGAATACGTTTGAGCATTACTTTGCTTAGTTTTGATTACAGTAAAACAACATCGTATTGTTCTTGACTATATTCAGACTCGGCTCTGAACTTAATGCGGATATTTAAGAAATCTTCTAATTCTGCTAATACATCAGCTTCCTCATCCAAAAGTTTCTCAACGACAGTGATAGAGGCTAGTACCAGAATTTGTTGTACATTGTATTGCTTTACTTCGCGGATGATCTCACGAAAAATCTCTAGGCAAATGGTTTCTGCTGTTTTGAGCTCTCCCTTGCCGCCACAAGTAGTACAAGGCTCACATAAAATATGTGCCAAACTTTCCCGGGTACGTTTGCGAGTCATTTCTACCAAGCCTAAAGCAGATACTTCAGTAATCTTAGTTTTTGCATGACATTTTTCTAGGGTTTTTTCTAAGGCCTGTAAAACTTGGCTTTTATGATCCTCACTCTGCATATCAATAAAGTCAATAATGATAATGCCACCCAAATTGCGTAGTCTTAATTGGCGTGAAATGGCCTGGGCAGCTTCAAGATTAGTTTTGAAAATAGTTTCTTCCAAATTACGCCCACCGACATACCCGCCAGTATTAACATCAACGGTAGTCATAGCCTCGGTTTGATCAAAAACCAAATGACCGCCAGATTTTAACTGAACTTTACGATCAAGGGCTTTTTCAATTTCATCTTCAATATTGTAAATATCAAATAAAGGGCGTTCGCGGGTGTAATGCTCAATAATAGGCACAATATCGGGGACGAATTCTTGTGCAAATTCCACTAAACGCTGATGAGTTTTGCGGGAGTCAACTTTAACTTTTTCGATATTGTCAGTATATAAATCACGTAACGTACGAATGCTCAAGGGAAGGTCATAATGAATAAGAGAGCGGGGCGGGGCACCTGCAATTTTTTCTTGCACTGAATCCCATAGTTGCAATAGAAATAACATGTCTGATTCTAGCGTTGCTTCATCGATGCACTCAGCGGCAGTTCGGGCGATAAAAGCACCTGATTCATGCTCTAATTGAAAGGCCTCCTGAAAAGCACGCAAGCGCGTTCTTTCGGGCTCGCATTCAATGCGTTGAGATACACCGCCTTTGTCAGAATACGGCATATAGACTTGGTAACGAGAAGGGATGGATATTTCTGTGGTAAGCCGTGCACCTTTACTACCAATAGGATCCTTGGTG
Coding sequences:
- a CDS encoding ribonuclease G, which encodes MSEEILINVTPPETRVAIVENGVIQEIIIERTRQLGLVGNIYKGVVCRVLPGMQAVFIEIGLERAAFLHLSDLSNRELDSKDSENIEHYLAENQQVIVQVTKDPIGSKGARLTTEISIPSRYQVYMPYSDKGGVSQRIECEPERTRLRAFQEAFQLEHESGAFIARTAAECIDEATLESDMLFLLQLWDSVQEKIAGAPPRSLIHYDLPLSIRTLRDLYTDNIEKVKVDSRKTHQRLVEFAQEFVPDIVPIIEHYTRERPLFDIYNIEDEIEKALDRKVQLKSGGHLVFDQTEAMTTVDVNTGGYVGGRNLEETIFKTNLEAAQAISRQLRLRNLGGIIIIDFIDMQSEDHKSQVLQALEKTLEKCHAKTKITEVSALGLVEMTRKRTRESLAHILCEPCTTCGGKGELKTAETICLEIFREIIREVKQYNVQQILVLASITVVEKLLDEEADVLAELEDFLNIRIKFRAESEYSQEQYDVVLL